Proteins encoded in a region of the Panicum hallii strain FIL2 chromosome 3, PHallii_v3.1, whole genome shotgun sequence genome:
- the LOC112886921 gene encoding uncharacterized protein LOC112886921: protein MQKSLGAKSTARRRPLRVLSVNKARPAPESLLRKPPPPAAAAVAAPAARTPAAEADAALDRLLLARSDLAGIVSQIDELISDALRCQTVSERGKQEIESFNGFLSDTNYSFKQWFSRLKQALETGPEKTENVSKHTLGTCSDSVAKGDSKLICSSSNLPDTDPVATPCSNFTEADMIVSPSPLVSWRTGACIVDSGKQLFLLTPLPKTKACSSRCPTSKTQMKTASCMDQLNLPSLPVSKLTISDDHPDPEQGMKAKEARTSTIMAPHVSTANKCSLEDRLCSPCTLSIQKSMRTLPRSCLKTALSSKQQLFSPIPEGSRKGDIDSNGPSQGDRRSESSDEVSKDLASRYDIYGLKQSTKSTYCRREAEDALQWYLSPLKTCVLMDPSDDKPLPTPARSNMKGKHDVQDDKPIQTPAVHSKALLGTPWKGLESTNLKGRQAGETTLKKELWTRFEAASTNELHFDNSLFQKIDGKRFLDMLEEAS, encoded by the exons ATGCAGAAGAGCCTTGGAGCCAAgtcgacggcgcggcggcgcccgctCCGTGTCCTCTCCGTCAACAAGGCGCGCCCGGCGCCGGAATCCCTGCTCCGCAAGccgcctcctcccgccgccgccgccgtcgctgcaCCAGCAGCCCGGACTCCCGCCGCCGAGGCCGACGCGGCGctcgaccgcctcctcctcgcccgCTCCGACCTCGCCGGCATCGTCTCCCAG ATTGATGAATTGATTTCTGATGCCCTTCGATGCCAAACTGTGTCCGAAAGAGGGAAACAAGAGATAGAATCCTTCAATGGCTTCTTATCAGACACTAATTATTCCTTTAAG CAATGGTTTTCAAGACTGAAGCAGGCACTAGAAACTGGTCCGGAAAAAACAGAAAATGTCTCAAAACACACTCTGGGAACTTGCTCAGATTCTGTTGCAAAAGGGGATAGCAAGTTGatatgcagcagcagcaacttACCTGATACAGATCCAGTAGCAACACCTTGCAGCAACTTTACTGAGGCTGACATGATTGTCTCACCTTCACCACTTGTGTCATGGCGTACTGGGGCTTGTATAGTTGACAGCGGAAAGCAGTTATTTCTCTTGACACCATTGCCGAAAACAAAAGCATGCTCATCAAGGTGCCCAACCtcaaaaactcaaatgaagacaGCTTCTTGCATGGACCAGTTGAATCTTCCTAGTTTACCTGTTTCAAAGCTAACCATTTCTGATGATCATCCTGATCCAGAGCAAGGAATGAAGGCAAAGGAAGCGAGGACTAGCACCATTATGGCACCTCATGTTTCTACAGCAAACAAGTGCTCACTAGAAGATAGGCTCTGTTCGCCTTGCACTTTATCAATTCAGAAGAGCATGAGAACACTACCTAGATCATGCCTGAAGACAGCATTATCTAGTAAACAGCAGTTGTTCTCTCCAATACCGGAGGGCTCAAGGAAGGGAGACATTGACAGCAATGGACCAAGCCAGGGTGACAGACGTTCTGAATCATCGGATGAAGTCTCAAAGGATCTGGCATCAAGGTATGACATTTATGGGCTCAAGCAATCTACCAAAAGTACATACTGCAGAAGAGAAGCCGAAGATGCTCTTCAGTGGTACCTGTCACCGCTCAAGACCTGTGTTTTAATGGATCCATCAGATGATAAGCCACTTCCAACTCCAGCAAGAAGTAACATGAAAGGAAAACACGATGTTCAAGATGACAAGCCCATCCAAACCCCTGCCGTGCATAGCAAGGCCTTGCTTGGTACCCCCTGGAAAGGCTTGGAAAGCACGAACCTGAAGGGAAGGCAGGCTGGAGAAACTACTCTCAAGAAGGAACTGTGGACTCGATTCGAGGCGGCCTCGACAAATGAGCTGCACTTTGATAATTCACTCTTCCAGAAGATAGACGGAAAGCGTTTCCTGGACATGCTCGAAGAGGCTTCGTGA
- the LOC112887465 gene encoding uncharacterized protein LOC112887465, with amino-acid sequence MGAGGSRARQNAMRSGVVVLGAVAFGYLSFRVGFKPYLDQAQEAIESSNDPPAAAAAADDDESGADVPGEGVADPAPSKDPAVVLRD; translated from the coding sequence ATGGGCGCGGGCGGGAGCCGGGCGCGGCAGAACGCGATGCGGTCGGGGGTGGTGGTGCTGGGCGCCGTGGCCTTCGGCTACCTCTCCTTCCGCGTCGGCTTCAAGCCCTACCTCGACCAGGCGCAGGAGGCCATCGAGTCCTCCAAcgacccccccgccgccgccgccgccgccgacgacgaCGAGTCCGGCGCCGACGTTCCCGGGGAAGGGGTGGCCGATCCCGCGCCGTCCAAGGACCCGGCCGTCGTGCTCCGCGACTGA
- the LOC112886210 gene encoding RGG repeats nuclear RNA binding protein A-like, which translates to MATLNPFELLGADDNDDPTQLLAAAAAAKQKAEAKKQAAAAAATGKGAQPAPAKFATKPAPPAQAVRESRTGGAPSRGGYGRGERGRGRGGRGYGQNREYGSEDANGFQGGYGAGGGARAGGEEGAQDRGPRPPYRGGGGGRRGGYRDGEFGDDSERPFRRTYERHSGTGRGFEMKREGAGRGNWGTTTDEIIAQETEEGLKLDEKAPVPEKQGAQEDAPQAEENKDNKDGNEEEEKEEDKEMTLEEFEKIREEKRKALLALKTEERKVEVDKDLQSMQPLSTKKGNDEIFVKLGSDKDALKKKENAERDERAKKSVSINEFLKPSDGERYYGGRGRGRGRGDRGFRGGYGGGYRAPPAAPAIQDQSQFPSLGGK; encoded by the exons ATGGCGACCCTCAATCCCTTTGAACTCCTGGGCGCCGACGACAACGACGATCCCACGCAGCTGCTGGCCGCTGCTGCGGCAGCGAAGCAGAAGGCCGAGGCGAagaagcaggcggcggcggcggcggccacaggAAAGGGCGCGCAGCCAGCCCCCGCCAAGTTTGCAACCAAGCCTGCTCCCCCAGCCCAGGCCG TTAGGGAGTCTCGCACTGGTGGTGCTCCCTCTCGTGGAGGATACGGGCGTGGCGAACGCGGCCGTGGCAGAGGTGGGCGAGGGTATGGCCAGAACCGTGAGTATGGCAGCGAAGATGCTAATGGGTTTCAGGGAGGATATGGTGCTGGAGGTGGTGCCAGAGCTGGAGGTGAAGAAGGTGCCCAAGACAGAGGTCCTCGGCCACCCTACcgtggaggcggaggaggtcggCGGGGTGGGTACCGTGATGGTGAGTTTGGTGATGACTCTGAGAGGCCATTCCGGAGGACCTATGAGCGCCATAGCGGTACTGGCCGTGGGTTTGAAATGAAGCGTGAGGGTGCAGGCCGTGGGAACTGGGGAACTACCACTGATGAAATTATCGCCCA GGAAACTGAGGAAGGCCTGAAGCTGGATGAGAAGGCCCCTGTTCCAGAGAAGCAGGGTGCTCAGGAGGATGCTCCGCAGGCGGAGGAGAACAAGGATAACAAGGACGGAAATgaggaagaagagaaggaagAGGATAAG GAGATGACcctggaggagtttgagaaAATAAGGGAGGAAAAGCGGAAGGCACTTCTTGCCCTAAAGACTGAAGAGAGGAAGGTTGAAGTTGATAAGGACCTACAGTCTATGCAGCCGCTTTCCACTAAGAAAGGAAATGATGAAATTTTCGTAAAACTG GGTTCTGATAAGGATGCTctgaagaagaaagaaaatgcTGAACGTGATGAGCGTGCTAAGAAG TCCGTGAGCATCAATGAGTTCTTGAAACCTTCTGATGGAGAAAGGTACTATGGTGGCCGAGGTCGTGGCAGGGGCCGTGGTGACCGTGGCTTCAGAGGGGGATATGGTGGGGGTTATCGTGCTCCACCAGCTGCTCCTGCGATTCAAGACCAATCCCAATTCCCATCGCTTGGTGGGAAGTGA